In Hermetia illucens chromosome 5, iHerIll2.2.curated.20191125, whole genome shotgun sequence, a single window of DNA contains:
- the LOC119658320 gene encoding uncharacterized protein LOC119658320, with product MLKKFSNFCYKTIFLLICVPDVVIPAADEAKCYELHFANISCFAMIRDYVDCLVTIQDKIYINGDVTLYKDFDNVYLKIEVGTVRNKLHKSVFIKTFAYCNFHPKNNAMMKMVVVSLRNTTNFDFNCPVKKGKYFLRNLKIFSPEFPYKLFYKAKIAYYVCIRTYFKHQGKLIQLTETNTSFAIERSC from the exons ATGTtgaaaaagttttcaaatttctGTTATAAAACAATCTTTTTGCTTATTTGTGTGCCTGATGTTGTTATTCCTGCTGCGGATGAAGCG aaatgttaTGAGTTGCATTTTGCCAACATCTCATGCTTTGCCATGATCCGAGACTATGTCGATTGCTTGGTCACAATCCAGGACAAAATCTATATAAATGGCGATGTGACATTATACAAGGACTTTGATAATGTGTATCTTAAAATCGAAGTCGGTACTGTCAGAAATAAGCTGCACAAATCAGTTTTCATCAAGACTTTCGCTTACTGCAATTTTCATCCAAAAAATAATGCAATGATGAAAATGGTAGTGGTGTCGCTACGAAATACCACTAACTTCGATTTCAATTGCCCCGTGAAGAAAGGAAAGTATTTTTTACGAAATTTGAAAATCTTTTCTCCAGAATTTCCATATAAGTTATTCTATAAAGCGAAAATTGCATATTATGTATGCATTAGGACATACTTCAAACATCAGGGGAAGCTAATCCAATTGACAGAAACCAACACATCATTTGCTATTGAAAGAAGCTGTTAG